The Clupea harengus unplaced genomic scaffold, Ch_v2.0.2, whole genome shotgun sequence genomic interval AAGAAAGTGCAGGAGACATGCTTCCATAGACTTGGACATTACCTCATCAAACTTGTTGACATCATTTGAAAGCAAGTTGACAATCTGCCCTGTGGTGGTCTGGCCCATGGCAGTACTGCTGAGGCAAAGAGCCTGGGGACACACATTTGACATTGGACTCAGAAATAAAAGCACTTACATTTTCTGGACAGCTGCCAGTGCTAATATCATTAAATACTAGTGTTAATTACACTTTTTGCTAGCCATATTTTCACAGATTGTTGGAGGAAGTAGAGGTAATGTGCATACCTTTTTATAGATAATGTGACACATAGCCACTCGAATCTTCATGCCTGCTCGCTGGACATGGTAGAAGTAGAGGTGGTGCATGACAGCGAGGCCGAAGGTACATAAGGAGAGCCCTGCTGCGTACCCATACGCCTCGTGCAGCGCTGCAGTGTCCTGGGGCTCCACCTGCTCAAAGTACCGGATGAGTTTGCCCAGGAACACTGGTTGGATGACCTTAATAGCTTCCTGGTGAtggatatataaaaaaaacacagaaccaCTGTATAATGTAACTTGCCCCAGAAtatgtgggaaaaaaaacatatgttgAACAGTACAAACTGTTTGGGTGAGTTGAGGTGATTCTCTAAGGTCCTGGCTATGATATAAGCACAACATGTTTTAGCCTCTGCATTCCTATGGACAAATACATGACTATCTAAAAAATTTGTTCaggtcccctctctccccaagACAAAGCCTTTTCGTAACCGAATATCAGAGTGTCAATGAAGAATACAGGGGGAAATGCACTTTTTTGTAACAAACTCCACATCAGTTGCAATATACACTGACTATATACACTTCCAAAACTTTGAATTTTGCACTCTATGCAAGACTGTGCAAGACTGGCTATTTGTGTACCTCCATGACAGTAAATATTCCCAGGACTGCGTATGGCTTCCAGTAGCATTTGATGATGGCTTTGGACAGTTTGGGCTCCCTCAGCTCCTTGGCAGCCTTCCGCACCTCATGATCCCAATGACTACAGTGAAAGAGATCTCAATAGTTAAAgagccatatatatatatttatatatataatatataagcACAATCTGTACTCACTTTAATTAAGCCATTATGTCAGTAATAAGTGACAAGACAAAAAGTAAAAACTAATTATattaaacaaattaacttttcTCATCCATTAAtggagatttttaaatataaaggtcaggtatttagcagacactttaaCCAAAGTCTGCCCCTTATTAAGCAGTGACACTAACCACTGTTCCACCAAGTGATACAAAACTCAgtcacaggaaaaaaacacttaaTATAGTCTATACTGAACAAAAATATAAACGCAACATAAAACAATCTCAAAGATTTTACTGAGCTACAGTTCATATAAGGATATCAGTCGATGCATTAGACAGTGCACTATCTATTCCACATGGCCCTGACAGATATGAATTTGACAGATACAAACATGAATCTGTGCACAGAATTTGTGAGATCATTTTGTGAGGATCTTTTATTATGGGTTCATGAAACGGGACCAAAATGTGAAATTTTCGCAATAATATTTTTGTTCAGTGTAATAACTTGCCAATTACCTGAACTATGCGAGACGGATCCCCTTGATATTTACTGATTTCAGAGACAGAGTACATATAACCACAAAAATCCCCTTGCTAGTTTATACTCCAACAATAAAACGGTGTTTATTATATTCAAACCTTCTCAGTCAACTTGACCCCTTTGACTTCAGACGAAATGAATGATTAAAGGTTTAGTGAAGTGCAACGGTTTCTGTGCCAGCTTACATCCTAACTTCTCATGGCTATGTGACTGACAGCATTAAATCAGATTCAACAATGGACCATATACAGTGGTGctagaaagtttgtgaaccctttAGAATTTTCTGTATATCTTCATAAATTTGATCTAAAATGAGATCACATCTTCTTCTACGTCCTAAAATTTGATAAAGTGGACCCAgttaaacaaaaaacacacaaaaaaaatcttcttTTATAATGTATTGCTTTGTTGGGAAAAGTAAGTGAACCCCTACGATAATCAATTCATTTGAAGGGGTAATCGGAGTCAGGTGTTTCAATCAATGGGATGGCAATAAGGTGTGAGTTAAGTGGTCCCTGCCTATTGAAAAAACATAAATCTGGGTCTTCACTATCAAAGTCTGGTCTTCACCACACAGCATTATGGAAGTGTGCCATGGCGAGATCAAAGGACGCTGGTTCCCAGGGAGCTCAGAAAACAAGTTGTCGTTAATCACCAGGCTGGAAAAGGTTACAAAACCATTTCTAAACAGTTTGGGCTCCACCAATCCACTGTCAGGCCTATAGTCTACAATTGGAGGAAATTCAGCCCCATTGTTACTCTCCCCAGGAGTGGTCGTCCAACAAAAAAATCAGAGCCCCAGGGTAACATCTAAGAATCTACAGGCCTCTCTTGCCTTCTCGTTGGCTAATGTCACTGTTAATGAGTCAGGCAAACACTGAACAAGCATGGTGTGCATGGCAGGATAGCAAGGACGAAACAGAGGGTAGTTTACAGAGTGTCTCACTTCAATGCCACTACCTAGCTTTTAGAACCTCAGGGGTACTAAACCAGGCATGTCAGCAGATCTGCACCAAAAAGGAAATCCACGCACAAAAAGGTTTTCCCTTTTCCATAAATGGACAACAGTGTCTCCACAAACGATATGCCTTGAACCTGAGAGTGATCCAAATACTGCACTGTCATAGTGAGTTGGTTGGTCTGTTCAATGGTTCACCTGTTAACCCAGGAGGCCTCACTAGTATGCATTTAGAATGACCGGGTGAACAATCTTAAACACAAGTGATGCAATAATGAAGTCTTCATTTGACTCTCTGCTGACTCTCTATATCCCTCAAATATTCTGGAGTCTCACAGACTCAACCATGTAATTAACCCAAGCCATTTCATTATACTCATACAAATGAAATACACTTACCTTTTCTGTGTTAGTGCTCATGTATAATTGTTAGTTGTAAGTATTGATGGCCTGGAGCTACTCACCTCTGCAGTTCCTCTCCTAGTCTGTTAGATCCGTCCTCGGGGAGAACACTGTACATGTCATCCTCTTCAAGTCTCCGCTTATAGCCAATAGAAAAGAGGGGATTGAGCCACCTGGTAAGAGAAATTAAAGACATAGGTTACGTCTAtattttgtaaagacacaaaaGTAGTCAATGGACAGTATACACGCCTAGATTATACTATTATTTAGAAAAAGCGTTCTTTCCCATTCTTGTAGTTGAAGGTATGATTTCAACATCATGCTACAGGTAAGTAAGAGGAAAAGGATTGTGCCAGAAAATCAGGAGAGTTCCTAATAATCACAGGACTATTACACAGTTATGCATGCTATTTGAATACAGCAAACAGcgttgttgtttttgtattatGTAGTAGTTTCTTGGTCTGAAATACAACACTTAAATACAACACTTCTAGAGTTCATATATACTTCAACACAAAAGTAGTGAAGTAAAAGCCAATTAACTAACTGCCTATTTAGTAACTAATTACTAATTTAGTAATGGCCATCCCAAAATCTTTTTATGTCAAAAATGCAGACtgttttttaaacttttaacCATGACAGCCTCCTACAGATTACTATATCACAAGCCTACGGCATGACCTTCAATGAATAGTATAGTTTGTCTGAGGAAGGCTTAAAGCTATAGAAACCTCCAGTCTGACGAGACAACATGACGTATCCTATTCCATACCATAAAAACGGTAATAGATGTTCCTGTGGTCGCCTAATCATTTCAAAGACCCAATATTGTCTAATGTTGTAGGCTATGTTAACGTTATACTTGTTCAAGCGGATCGCTTTAATTACCTATTACCGTCGACTACGATGGTGATTCTGTTTAGATTAAAATTTAACAGTGATTCATTTCCAGCGGTGAAGCGTAACGGTAAACCATATGACAATAGCAATACTAGTGATGACAGGTTAACGCCAGGCGACAAAGATTGAGGAAGTGATTATAAGCCAACAGCCAAACCGTTTCGTATAAACCAGCAGCCAAACTAGATACTGGAACAAAGTAGCAGCCTAAAAATCCAAAACACCACACAACTctaaagtttttattttttttactgtacaCTAGGCTTTCATAGGCTAAAACAGGTAACTCACCAGAAGAATATCTGAGATAAAATATTAGCTTTTGCAGATGGATTATTCTTCACATCTTTACTTAGTGGCTCCATGGTGTCTGAGGACTGTTTAAGGATCTCCGCTGAAATCAAACAGGCTGTCTCTCCTTCACCGGTACTTCCCACAGCTCAGGCGGATATCTTGTGGATAGTTGTGTAACTTCGGAGCACGCACATGTTGCCCAGGCAAAGGGTTCTCCAGCTGAAGTAGTTGGACATTAGACAACAGTTTCTGGTTGTTGCTTGGCACCGCCCATAGATATAAGGCACCGCCTATCACCCTTCCGATTGGATTTTACCAGAATTCCCGCCGATTCAATTGGTCGACACCCCTGGTTTTTAAAAACAGGAAATTGAAGCGTTTGGTCTTTTTGGTAATTCTTTATTTTATTCACAAAACGCATAATACATTAGAAAATAGTTTAAAGTGCAGGGTAAAGTGTAGGCCGCATGGCGAACAAGTGAATGAAACAGGTGATGGTAGGACATTTACGTTACTctttgtggaaaaaatatatttataaaacGCTTCTGTCTGCGTGCGCGCGAATTTCCGGAATAAAATAAAGAGCAGCTCCTTAACTTCCACCTGTTGTTCATTAACACTCACCAGCAGAGATACCAAGCCTACGCAACAAAAGGTAGCCAACCTTGCTGGGTCCAGCATTGAGTCGAGTACAAATTTAGGTTAAATGTTGGTTTATAAGCTGCCAAGCGACATAAGGCTACCACAGACATCATATTGTTATTAGAGAAATGGCCTTTTCGACTTTTTAGCAAAGTGAAATTATCAGAATCATGTAAGTTTACTACTACAAtgaatttgactccgggttaTCTTTAACGTTGACCCTACCACTGGTTCAGACGCTCTGTGACCATGTAATATGCCAGTGTAATATTGAATTCTACAGGTGCTTTATCATAGCAAGAAAACATACATAACTGGCTACAAACAGTCAAGCACTGTTGAGGGGACCCTGGATTGAGGACGTCGTCCCGAAGAAGGCTGTCTGGTCTTTCCCCAATCAGAAGCCCTGGGTTGATGCCGCAGTCCGGACCCACCTGAGAGCCCAGTCTGCTGCCTTTAACTCCGGGGACCCTGATCAGTACAGGAAGACCAGATACAACCTTTTGAGGGCCATCAAACCTGCAAAGAGGCCATACAGGAACAAGTTGGAGTCCAGCTACCATGGCTCTGACCCCAGGCGCATGTGGAGTGGATTAAGAGCCATCACAGACTACAAAGGGAGGGGTTGCAGTGAGACTCAGTCCTCTGTCCTTCTTCCAGACGAGCTGAATGCCTTTTACGCTCGTTTTGAGAGGGACAGTGACCCCCCTGAAGTGGAACTACCTGAAAGCCTAACCAGTGGTGTGCCTACTCTAACTATAGCCGAGGTGAAGCGCTGCTTCAAAAAGATCAACCCTCGCAAGGCACCTGGCCTGGATGGCATATCAGGTAGGGCCCTCAGGGGTTGCGCTGACCAGCTAGCGGGGGTCTTCAGCGACATCTtcaacctctccctcagcctgtctgtactTCCCACATGCTTGAATGACTATCGCCcggtagcactgacctctgtgatcatgaagtgctttgagcggCTAGTCAAATCATTCATCTGCTGCTTGctgcctcccaccctggaccctatgCAGTTTGCACACTGGTCCAACAGGTCTACAGACGATGCCATAGCCCTGACCACGCACACAgccctctcccacctggacaaagggaatacatatgtgaggatgctgttcattgactacagttcagcattcaataccatcatcccctccagactcgtcTCGAAGCTCGTAGACCTGGgactaagcccccccccccccatgcaaaTGGCTCTTTgacttcctgacggggaggccacaggtggtgagaatcggtGATCACACCTCATCaaccaccatcaccaacacaggcaccccccagggctgtgtgctcagccccctcctgttctccttgttcacacatgactgTGCAGCTACGCACAGCTCCAACCTCATTGTCAAGTTTGCTGACGACACAACCATcgtgggcctcatcactgacaatgacgagtcagcctacagagaggatGTTGATACCCTGACTACATGGTGTCAGGATgataccctctctctcaacatcagcaagacaaaggagatgattgtggactataggagacggcaggtggaggagcacgCACCCCTGCACATCAATGGTTCCGCAGTGGAAatggtcagctgcttcaggttcctcggggtgaacatcagcaacgacctcacctggtctgctcacacagacaaggtgGTCAAAGCGGCCTGGaagcgcctcttcttcctgaggagactgaagaagtttggcatggattcagtcatcctcaccaacttctacagatgtacaatagaaagcatcctgactgggtgcatcacagtgtggtatgggagctgcacagccaaggaccgcaaggccctacgtagtgtggtcaggtctgcggagttcatcatcggcagggagctcccagccctgcaggacacctaccacacacgatgcctcaggaaagctggcaggatcctaaaagactgctaccatccagccttcagacttttcaccccgctgccttctggaaggcggtaccgtagcatccggtctcgtacacgcagactggagaacagtttcttcccgagggccatcaggctgctaaatggacattgacacactatcgacacttttgcacttgtcactttacatacactgtcactttcaaattactgttgtactacacttacatactgtcacttccacttactgtttgcactagcagtaatatTATATCAGAATTACTgtattgcactacctgctactcccacACTGGAATTGTCTGTAGGGTAGTATAGGTTTaataggttagcatagtttattatatgtgtattaaatgttatatgtatatatgttagtattatatgtacaggttgttatatgttttagcactgtattgtatatttatcttgtatatttagtaaggttatttagtttattatatgtttattacgtgtaaattatgttcagagtacttgtacatagtgtatgttatgttatgttatggtaggttgttgtgcggtgccttgtcctaagaatttcagtgcccagtctgaccctgtgtcattctgtgcatctgacaataaaagacttgtgacttgtgaACACGCAGCACAGTCATGACGAACCTGGAACTTGTTAACGAGATGAACCTGTTTTTCAACATGTTTGACCTCCCAACCCTCATTAGCTCAGCAGGGCAGACTGAGTCCCCACTCATCACCTCCACCAGTGCCCCCATTCACGCCTATTTGTCTGCACTGTCTGTTACATGTATGTTAATTACCGAATCCGGCATGCATGGATTAAAATATTCATTCACTAATATATTCATCCACATTCATACTTGTGAGGGACGGGGCGGTCACCCCACATtgttttgggatgtggcgactggacttggtggtgaagTTGGAAAAACACAGTGCAAGAGATGGTAACTTCTAATAaaaatctatttatttacaacggGGGCTTTATGTCAACCTCACACATGtgccaacaaaacaaacattataaTACAGACAGTACCCACAGTAACCCAAGTAACCTGCatcctgggcacctgcttggccgatttaGGCCCAAATACCAGCACCTTTCTAGGCCCAAGCTAGGCCCCACACTATATACAGAAACTAGGTACAACACAAggcccaaaacaaaacacataaactaggcacaaagacaaggcgtACAAACAAAGCACAAAACAGAGGAACAAAATAAAGCTAACCGTGTCCACACATATAGACACCtacacacttcctcacacacacacacacatctagacaccTACACACTTCCTCAGACCCGCGGTACACCTTACTGTTGTTCTTTGCCAGTGCTCTCTAATGCCTCTCTCAAAAAGTCTCTTTCCATGCTTGCCTGAGGCACCCTTTACATAGGACTGCCACTTGGGCTAAATTTGAACCCACCATTGACGTGGGGGAGCACGGAACCAACCATTACGGTGGGGGAGTCAAAGTGTCTTAAAAGCACCATCCCTTCTTACGacggtggggagggggagatttcaccttctcacaataCTTATATATTCACCCATACTCATATATGTACATTTACTGTTTATATTGACATACTTAGACTATTTATTTATCGTTAGactgtacatatgtacatagTTATATTTATTTGCAGATGGGATGATCACCCCACCCAATCACTCAGAGACCCAGTGCAGATATCTAGGGCCAGCAGCTCAGTGTTTTATTGTTCATTAGTGTGACGGCAAGCGGGAAGAAACTGTtgctgtgtctggtggttttggtgtacagtgttctgtagcgcctaccagaggggaggagttgggacagattatgtccagggtgtgaggggtctgcattGATTTTTCCTGACcttttcctgactctggaggtgtacaggttctggatggtgggcaggtcggcaccGATAAtcatttctgcagacctgaATGTCCGTTGTAGTCTGTTcctgtccagtttggtggcctttccaaaccagacagtgatggatgtgcagagaacagactTGATGACTCcagtgtaaaactggatcagcagctcctgaggcatgttgtacttcctgagctggcACAGCTCCTCTTCTGGGCCTTTTAGATgactgtgttgatgttgggctcccacttcaggttctgggagattgtggatcccagaaacctgaaggattccacagcagacacagtgctgtttaGTATAGtgaggggggggcagtgatggggggctcctcctgaagttcaccatcatctccacagttttgagCGAGTTCAACTCAAGGTTGTTGCGACGGCACCACAGGGCAAAAAAAATCAGGATTTGAAAAG includes:
- the abcc4 gene encoding multidrug resistance-associated protein 4 isoform X2, whose product is MYSVLPEDGSNRLGEELQSHWDHEVRKAAKELREPKLSKAIIKCYWKPYAVLGIFTVMEEAIKVIQPVFLGKLIRYFEQVEPQDTAALHEAYGYAAGLSLCTFGLAVMHHLYFYHVQRAGMKIRVAMCHIIYKKALCLSSTAMGQTTTGQIVNLLSNDVNKFDEVTIFLHYLWVGPLQAAVVTGLLWQEIGPSCLAGMAVLVFLMPLQTVFGRLFSSFR
- the abcc4 gene encoding multidrug resistance-associated protein 4 isoform X1; this translates as MEPLSKDVKNNPSAKANILSQIFFWWLNPLFSIGYKRRLEEDDMYSVLPEDGSNRLGEELQSHWDHEVRKAAKELREPKLSKAIIKCYWKPYAVLGIFTVMEEAIKVIQPVFLGKLIRYFEQVEPQDTAALHEAYGYAAGLSLCTFGLAVMHHLYFYHVQRAGMKIRVAMCHIIYKKALCLSSTAMGQTTTGQIVNLLSNDVNKFDEVTIFLHYLWVGPLQAAVVTGLLWQEIGPSCLAGMAVLVFLMPLQTVFGRLFSSFR